In Athalia rosae chromosome 6, iyAthRosa1.1, whole genome shotgun sequence, one DNA window encodes the following:
- the LOC105683142 gene encoding gamma-taxilin isoform X1, which produces MTMIAGLLACVCFQPAFCILPFIIYVSMMDNTISDSVKIGTHEVEKQENECKPIEHTKERKNMKEDKVKKKDEKSVEQVLKALNSLATTEEKLAAICKRYSEIADDNRKLQTMLKQTEKKLAVTQREKEQFQSEHSKAILTRSRLESLCRELQKQNKAVKDESLLKIREEEEKRKEVSAKFQTTLSEITALMNQNNEKNTKLHEDNLEMTKKLKAMCEQYEIRSQQVEKLQQQMELSAQLAENKLAEARLQMAAEKEVLLREKQQLLLKSAECYIKVRQHQVVEAGLREQISMYTERFQEFQKTLSKNTEVFGGFKDGMEKMTNKILKLEKELSLWKQRCENTHGALLEMAADKQQRDAELATTSRKLARLKQLCRALQGERSSLLAQLKAKVVGATVENAEVIEDIALEENIKSIEDINDLSQDCQQLKENLVQLQDSLADAIKKETEEKLQEAETLLNEKTEHVNKDRSEVPIAKRNFEYADNEEKKGEDVERFDDVDVKALSIVENADSLTTETEDAKPSIKKESLSKIESKHRMNIPARDTLSHLMIENEKKSENLISPVENKG; this is translated from the exons atgacgatgatcgcTGGCTTGCTGGCTTGTGTTTGCTTTCAACCGGCGTTTTGTATCTTACcatttataatat ATGTATCGATGATGGATAACACCATTTCTGATAGCGTTAAAATCGGAACACACGAAGTAGAGAAGCAAGAAAACGAA TGTAAACCGATAGAGCATacaaaggaaagaaaaaatatgaaagaggataaggtgaagaaaaaggacgaGAAGAGTGTAGAGCAAGTTCTAAAAGCATTAAACAGCTTGGCTACAACAGAGGAGAAGCTAGCTGCGATATGTAAAAGATATTCAGAGATAGCCGATGACAATCGTAAATTACAAACTATGTTGAAGCAAACTGAGAAGAAATTGGCGGTCACACAGCGTGAGAAAGAACAGTTTCAGAGCGAACATAGTAAGGCCATATTAACACGGAGTAGGCTAGAGAGCTTGTGCCGTGAATTGCAAAAACAGAATAAAGCGGTAAAAGATGAGAGTCTATTAAAAatcagagaagaagaagaaaagcgtAAAGAAGTTTCTGCAAAGTTTCAAACTACTCTGTCCGAGATCACAGCTCTGATGAAccaaaataacgagaaaaatacgAAGCTTCATGAAGATAATTTAGAGATGACTAAGAAGCTCAAAGCAATGTGTGAACAGTATGAAATTAGATCGCAACAAGTTGaaaaactgcagcagcagatGGAACTTTCAGCTCAATTGGCAGAAAATAAGTTGGCTGAGGCCAGATTACAAATGGCTGCTGAGAAGGAAGTCCTACTAAGAGAAAAACAGCAGCTTTTATTG AAATCCGCAGAGTGTTATATCAAAGTACGCCAACATCAGGTAGTGGAAGCTGGGCTCAGAGAACAGATAAGCATGTACACAGAAAGATTTCAGGAATTCCAAAAGACCCTTTCCAAAAATACTGAGGTTTTTGGAGGATTCAAGGATGGCATGGAAAAG ATGACTAACAAAATATTAAAGTTGGAAAAAGAGTTGAGTTTGTGGAAACAAAGATGCGAAAATACTCATGGAGCTCTCCTAGAGATGGCTGCAGACAAACAGCAGAGGGACGCAGAGCTAGCAACAACTAGTAGAAAGCTTGCTCGGCTCAAGCAACTCTGCAGGGCTCTCCAGGGTGAACGATCTTCGTTACTTGCACAATTAAAAGCAAAGGTGGTAGGGGCTACTGTTGAAAATGCAGAGGTCATAGAAGATATAGCACTTGAGGAGAATATTAAATCGATTGAAGATATCAACGATTTATCTCAAGACTGCCAACAGCTCAAGGAAAATCTAGTGCAACTACAAGACTCTTTAGCAGATGCcataaagaaagaaacggaagaaaaacttcaagaaGCGGAAACgttattgaatgaaaaaacagagCATGTTAATAAGGACAGGTCAGAGGTACCAAtagcaaaaagaaattttgaatatgcggacaatgaagagaaaaaaggcgaAGATGTGGAACGATTCGATGATGTTGACGTAAAAGCTTTGAGCATAGTTGAAAATGCTGATAGCCTAACGACAGAAACAGAAGATGCTAAGCcatcaattaaaaaagaatcattaagcaaaattgaatcaaagcACAGAATGAACATCCCTGCCCGAGACACACTTTCTCACCTAATGattgagaacgaaaaaaaatctgaaaatttgatcTCTCCTGTGGAAAACAAAGGATAA
- the LOC105683142 gene encoding alpha-taxilin isoform X2: MMDNTISDSVKIGTHEVEKQENECKPIEHTKERKNMKEDKVKKKDEKSVEQVLKALNSLATTEEKLAAICKRYSEIADDNRKLQTMLKQTEKKLAVTQREKEQFQSEHSKAILTRSRLESLCRELQKQNKAVKDESLLKIREEEEKRKEVSAKFQTTLSEITALMNQNNEKNTKLHEDNLEMTKKLKAMCEQYEIRSQQVEKLQQQMELSAQLAENKLAEARLQMAAEKEVLLREKQQLLLKSAECYIKVRQHQVVEAGLREQISMYTERFQEFQKTLSKNTEVFGGFKDGMEKMTNKILKLEKELSLWKQRCENTHGALLEMAADKQQRDAELATTSRKLARLKQLCRALQGERSSLLAQLKAKVVGATVENAEVIEDIALEENIKSIEDINDLSQDCQQLKENLVQLQDSLADAIKKETEEKLQEAETLLNEKTEHVNKDRSEVPIAKRNFEYADNEEKKGEDVERFDDVDVKALSIVENADSLTTETEDAKPSIKKESLSKIESKHRMNIPARDTLSHLMIENEKKSENLISPVENKG, encoded by the exons ATGATGGATAACACCATTTCTGATAGCGTTAAAATCGGAACACACGAAGTAGAGAAGCAAGAAAACGAA TGTAAACCGATAGAGCATacaaaggaaagaaaaaatatgaaagaggataaggtgaagaaaaaggacgaGAAGAGTGTAGAGCAAGTTCTAAAAGCATTAAACAGCTTGGCTACAACAGAGGAGAAGCTAGCTGCGATATGTAAAAGATATTCAGAGATAGCCGATGACAATCGTAAATTACAAACTATGTTGAAGCAAACTGAGAAGAAATTGGCGGTCACACAGCGTGAGAAAGAACAGTTTCAGAGCGAACATAGTAAGGCCATATTAACACGGAGTAGGCTAGAGAGCTTGTGCCGTGAATTGCAAAAACAGAATAAAGCGGTAAAAGATGAGAGTCTATTAAAAatcagagaagaagaagaaaagcgtAAAGAAGTTTCTGCAAAGTTTCAAACTACTCTGTCCGAGATCACAGCTCTGATGAAccaaaataacgagaaaaatacgAAGCTTCATGAAGATAATTTAGAGATGACTAAGAAGCTCAAAGCAATGTGTGAACAGTATGAAATTAGATCGCAACAAGTTGaaaaactgcagcagcagatGGAACTTTCAGCTCAATTGGCAGAAAATAAGTTGGCTGAGGCCAGATTACAAATGGCTGCTGAGAAGGAAGTCCTACTAAGAGAAAAACAGCAGCTTTTATTG AAATCCGCAGAGTGTTATATCAAAGTACGCCAACATCAGGTAGTGGAAGCTGGGCTCAGAGAACAGATAAGCATGTACACAGAAAGATTTCAGGAATTCCAAAAGACCCTTTCCAAAAATACTGAGGTTTTTGGAGGATTCAAGGATGGCATGGAAAAG ATGACTAACAAAATATTAAAGTTGGAAAAAGAGTTGAGTTTGTGGAAACAAAGATGCGAAAATACTCATGGAGCTCTCCTAGAGATGGCTGCAGACAAACAGCAGAGGGACGCAGAGCTAGCAACAACTAGTAGAAAGCTTGCTCGGCTCAAGCAACTCTGCAGGGCTCTCCAGGGTGAACGATCTTCGTTACTTGCACAATTAAAAGCAAAGGTGGTAGGGGCTACTGTTGAAAATGCAGAGGTCATAGAAGATATAGCACTTGAGGAGAATATTAAATCGATTGAAGATATCAACGATTTATCTCAAGACTGCCAACAGCTCAAGGAAAATCTAGTGCAACTACAAGACTCTTTAGCAGATGCcataaagaaagaaacggaagaaaaacttcaagaaGCGGAAACgttattgaatgaaaaaacagagCATGTTAATAAGGACAGGTCAGAGGTACCAAtagcaaaaagaaattttgaatatgcggacaatgaagagaaaaaaggcgaAGATGTGGAACGATTCGATGATGTTGACGTAAAAGCTTTGAGCATAGTTGAAAATGCTGATAGCCTAACGACAGAAACAGAAGATGCTAAGCcatcaattaaaaaagaatcattaagcaaaattgaatcaaagcACAGAATGAACATCCCTGCCCGAGACACACTTTCTCACCTAATGattgagaacgaaaaaaaatctgaaaatttgatcTCTCCTGTGGAAAACAAAGGATAA
- the LOC105683142 gene encoding alpha-taxilin isoform X3: protein MKEDKVKKKDEKSVEQVLKALNSLATTEEKLAAICKRYSEIADDNRKLQTMLKQTEKKLAVTQREKEQFQSEHSKAILTRSRLESLCRELQKQNKAVKDESLLKIREEEEKRKEVSAKFQTTLSEITALMNQNNEKNTKLHEDNLEMTKKLKAMCEQYEIRSQQVEKLQQQMELSAQLAENKLAEARLQMAAEKEVLLREKQQLLLKSAECYIKVRQHQVVEAGLREQISMYTERFQEFQKTLSKNTEVFGGFKDGMEKMTNKILKLEKELSLWKQRCENTHGALLEMAADKQQRDAELATTSRKLARLKQLCRALQGERSSLLAQLKAKVVGATVENAEVIEDIALEENIKSIEDINDLSQDCQQLKENLVQLQDSLADAIKKETEEKLQEAETLLNEKTEHVNKDRSEVPIAKRNFEYADNEEKKGEDVERFDDVDVKALSIVENADSLTTETEDAKPSIKKESLSKIESKHRMNIPARDTLSHLMIENEKKSENLISPVENKG from the exons atgaaagaggataaggtgaagaaaaaggacgaGAAGAGTGTAGAGCAAGTTCTAAAAGCATTAAACAGCTTGGCTACAACAGAGGAGAAGCTAGCTGCGATATGTAAAAGATATTCAGAGATAGCCGATGACAATCGTAAATTACAAACTATGTTGAAGCAAACTGAGAAGAAATTGGCGGTCACACAGCGTGAGAAAGAACAGTTTCAGAGCGAACATAGTAAGGCCATATTAACACGGAGTAGGCTAGAGAGCTTGTGCCGTGAATTGCAAAAACAGAATAAAGCGGTAAAAGATGAGAGTCTATTAAAAatcagagaagaagaagaaaagcgtAAAGAAGTTTCTGCAAAGTTTCAAACTACTCTGTCCGAGATCACAGCTCTGATGAAccaaaataacgagaaaaatacgAAGCTTCATGAAGATAATTTAGAGATGACTAAGAAGCTCAAAGCAATGTGTGAACAGTATGAAATTAGATCGCAACAAGTTGaaaaactgcagcagcagatGGAACTTTCAGCTCAATTGGCAGAAAATAAGTTGGCTGAGGCCAGATTACAAATGGCTGCTGAGAAGGAAGTCCTACTAAGAGAAAAACAGCAGCTTTTATTG AAATCCGCAGAGTGTTATATCAAAGTACGCCAACATCAGGTAGTGGAAGCTGGGCTCAGAGAACAGATAAGCATGTACACAGAAAGATTTCAGGAATTCCAAAAGACCCTTTCCAAAAATACTGAGGTTTTTGGAGGATTCAAGGATGGCATGGAAAAG ATGACTAACAAAATATTAAAGTTGGAAAAAGAGTTGAGTTTGTGGAAACAAAGATGCGAAAATACTCATGGAGCTCTCCTAGAGATGGCTGCAGACAAACAGCAGAGGGACGCAGAGCTAGCAACAACTAGTAGAAAGCTTGCTCGGCTCAAGCAACTCTGCAGGGCTCTCCAGGGTGAACGATCTTCGTTACTTGCACAATTAAAAGCAAAGGTGGTAGGGGCTACTGTTGAAAATGCAGAGGTCATAGAAGATATAGCACTTGAGGAGAATATTAAATCGATTGAAGATATCAACGATTTATCTCAAGACTGCCAACAGCTCAAGGAAAATCTAGTGCAACTACAAGACTCTTTAGCAGATGCcataaagaaagaaacggaagaaaaacttcaagaaGCGGAAACgttattgaatgaaaaaacagagCATGTTAATAAGGACAGGTCAGAGGTACCAAtagcaaaaagaaattttgaatatgcggacaatgaagagaaaaaaggcgaAGATGTGGAACGATTCGATGATGTTGACGTAAAAGCTTTGAGCATAGTTGAAAATGCTGATAGCCTAACGACAGAAACAGAAGATGCTAAGCcatcaattaaaaaagaatcattaagcaaaattgaatcaaagcACAGAATGAACATCCCTGCCCGAGACACACTTTCTCACCTAATGattgagaacgaaaaaaaatctgaaaatttgatcTCTCCTGTGGAAAACAAAGGATAA